Part of the Woronichinia naegeliana WA131 genome, GTCAGGTTCCTGAACCAGGGGTCATGGCATTAGCGGGCATGGGGGCCTTAGTCTCAGCAACCGTGAGAGCACCCTTAACTTCTATCCTATTAACCATTGAAATGACCGATAATTATTTTGTCATTTTACCGTTACTGATTACCTGTTTAATCTCTAGCATGGTGGCTCAAGTATTAGGCGGCCAACCCATTTATACTGTGTTGTTACAAAGAATTATTGCCAAACAAGCAAAATTAAAGCCAACCGTAGAAATTAAGGATGAAGAGAACGGTCATCATGACAATGATATAACTGAAAACCGTAGCCATTAATATAGGGAAAATTTTCAGGATCTAGGGAACAATTTGGTAAAACAATAGGCGCACGAAAATTCACCGCCCAAATATCCGTCGGACTTGATAATGTTTGCGAAACCTGTTGCAATTTTTGGGTTGCTTCAGGGCTATTTTCCTGGTTTTGGGGAATCAAGAGAAAAGAATTCGTATTATTTGTGGGGGATTTGACCATTTCCCAAGCAATGCTCATCATTTCTCCCGTTTGAACCAGACTTTGATGGGTCGTAACGATCAGACTCGGAACCTGGGATTTTTGCTGAATAATACCTAAAAACTGTTCAGGACTATAGTATTTGCGATAGCCTAAGTTATGGGTAATACTCAAGCAACTCATGATGCCCATCAAGGCAACCCCTAAAATAATGATTTGGCCATTATTTCGACTCAGATAAAGCCAATGTTTAGGCGATTGACTCAATAACATCTTTAAATCCAATTCTGCTCTCTTTTCCTGCCAACAAACGGTTAAACTGATGGTCAAGATTAAAACCATAATTGGTAAATAGGGAAAACTATATCTCGCGCCACGAGTGATATCCATACCGCCAAAGTAAGTAATGCCTAAATAGAGCAGTACTAAGCTCAAAAAACAGATGATTAGCATTTGGGTTTCAAGGCCGAAGCTCTCCGAATGCCAAGCTTTGGTTAAACTCCATTTTGCCAAAGGGACAAACCAAAGTAAGAAGAGAAACATTCCCAAACCCGATAGAATGGCGATACCTAAATTGGCTGACTCTATAGGCAATAGACACAGCATAGTTATCCAAGCGGCTAATAGTTGAAACGGTGGACTAATAATGCCGATTAAATGACTGTTATCTTGATGAATCCATTGGGTCATACCATTGCCATAACCACGTTGATGAATGATCATAATCCAAGTTAACGCAGTAGTTACGGTTCCTAAAATGACCCAGACTAATCTCAACCAAGGATAGAAAGATTTTAAAGATTTTCGTTTTTGCCAGCATAACCAGCCTAGGGCCATAAATTCAGCGACAAAGGCTAATCCACAGAAAAAATGAACAGATAAACCGATGCCATTAATGACAATCCAACTGCTGATGAAGGAAAGAGATAAACGTTGATTTTGAGATAAATATCTGGCACTTTTGACAAAATAACCGAGGGATAATAATACCCAGATAACGGCAAAGGTATAGTGACGAGCTTCCTGGGATAAAAAAATGCTGTAGGGAGAAACGGCCATCATTAAGGCCGCTAAATGGCCTGATCGCCGCGATCGCCCTAACCAAGTTCCTAAACTGTAGCAAAGGGGAATGGCTAACACGCTAAACAAGGCTGGTAAAGCGCGACTGGCCCAAAGAT contains:
- a CDS encoding phospholipid carrier-dependent glycosyltransferase; the protein is MCWIGLGCLLRLDHLTVKPLWTDEFATLVFSLGNQFDQVPLGQIITPEVLLRPLQPNPQTGIGDVVNLLLDKDNHPPLYFAIAHLWLSWFPPTGNYLNLWASRALPALFSVLAIPLCYSLGTWLGRSRRSGHLAALMMAVSPYSIFLSQEARHYTFAVIWVLLSLGYFVKSARYLSQNQRLSLSFISSWIVINGIGLSVHFFCGLAFVAEFMALGWLCWQKRKSLKSFYPWLRLVWVILGTVTTALTWIMIIHQRGYGNGMTQWIHQDNSHLIGIISPPFQLLAAWITMLCLLPIESANLGIAILSGLGMFLFLLWFVPLAKWSLTKAWHSESFGLETQMLIICFLSLVLLYLGITYFGGMDITRGARYSFPYLPIMVLILTISLTVCWQEKRAELDLKMLLSQSPKHWLYLSRNNGQIIILGVALMGIMSCLSITHNLGYRKYYSPEQFLGIIQQKSQVPSLIVTTHQSLVQTGEMMSIAWEMVKSPTNNTNSFLLIPQNQENSPEATQKLQQVSQTLSSPTDIWAVNFRAPIVLPNCSLDPENFPYINGYGFQLYHCHDDRSLHP